TGGCTGGTCGACAACACGACGCTGTCCTTCCGGCAGATCGCCGATTTCTGCGGCATGCACGAGCTGGAGGTGCAGGGCATCGCCGATGGTGACGTGGCGACGGGCGTCAAAGGCTTCGATCCGGTGGCCAACAACCAGCTGGAACAGTCCGAGATCGACAAGGGTCAGGCCAATCCGCTGCACAAGCTGAAGCTGAAGTTCAACGCCGCCGCCCAAGGCGAGGACAAGCGCCGTGGCCCGCGCTACACCCCGCTGTCCAAACGTCAGGACCGCCCGAACGCGATCCTGTGGCTGGTGAAGTTCCACCCCGAACTGACGGACAGCCAGATCGCCAAGCTGGTCGGCACGACCAAGCCGACGATCCAGTCCATCCGCGAACGCACCCACTGGAACATCCAGTCGATGACGCCGATCGACCCGGTCGCGCTTGGCCTCTGCCGCCAGACGGAACTGGACTCGCAGGTGCAGCAGGCCGCCCGCAAGCGCGCCGCCGAAGGGGTGGTGATGTCCGATGACGAACGGCGCAAGCTCGTCTCCACGCAGCAATCGCTGGGGATGGAAGATCAGCCCGCCGGGTCCGAATTCGACATCTTCCGCAAGGAAGAGGCCGATCAGGCCGACGCGGCCGATGCCGACTTCTCGGATGCCGACAGCTTCTTCAACCTTCCCAGCGGCGGTGCCGCCGAGGACGAGGATGACGACGAAGACCGTCGCTAAGATGTGAAACGCCCGGAGCCATGCTCCGGGCGTTCTTCGTTCAGATCACGCAGGCAACGCCGGTGCCGCGCAGCCCGCAATATCCGCCGGGATTCTTGGCCAGATATTGCTGGTGATAATCCTCGGCAAAGAAGAACTCTGGCACGGGCACGATCTCGGTCGTGACGGCGCCGTATCCGGCCGAGGACAGCCCTGCCTCGTATTCGGCCTTGGTGCGTTCGGCCTCGGCCCGCTGGGCGTCCGTGTAGGTGTAAATCCCCGAGCGGTAGGTGGAGCCGACATCGTTGCCCTGCCGCATTCCCTGCGTCGGATCGTGGTTTTCCCAGAAGATCTTCAGCAGGTCCGCATAGCTGACGACCGCCGGATCGAAGATCACCCGGACCACCTCGTTATGGCCGGTCATCTGGGTGCAAGTTTCCTGATAGGTCGGGTTCGGGGTGTAGCCGCCGGCATAGCCCGCCATCGTTAGCCAGACGCCCGGCACCTGCCAGAACAGCCGCTCCACGCCCCAGAAGCAGCCCATGCCGAACATCGCCTCTTGCATGCCGGCGGGCACGGGCGATTTCAGCGGGATGCCGGAGACGAAATGCGTCTCGGCGGTGGGAAGGGGTTCGGCGCGGCCGGGAAGGGCATCGTCCGGGCGCACCATCGCAGTCGGTTTGGAAAAGATCATGGATAACCTCCGTGGTTGGACCGGAATATAGGTATTCGGCCCGCCTAGAGGAAGCTCTGTGGGTCGATGTCGATCGCAAGGCGCAGATTGGTCGGCAGCTTGATCTGCGCGGCCCATTCGGCCAGCGCGGCCTGCAGGGGGGCGGTGCGGTCGGCCTTCACCAGAAGGCGGACGCGGTGACGCCCGCGCACCCTCGCGATGGGCGCGGGGGCGGGGCCCCAGACCTGCGCCCCGATGGCGCGCAGCGGGCCGTCGCGGCGCGCAAGTTCGGCCGCGACATCGAAGACCACGGCCACGTCGGGATGCGACAGGATGATCCCGGCCATCCGGCCATAGGGGGGTGCCCCAGCCATGCGCCGCTCGGCGGCCTCGGCGCGCCAGAAATCCTCTTCGTTGCCGGTCAGGATGGCGCGGATCACCGGATGTTCGGGCTGGTGCGTCTGCAGCAGGGCCGTGCCCGGCTTTTCGGCCCGCCCGGCGCGGCCCGCCACCTGCCGCATCAACTGGAACGTCCGTTCGGCGGCGCGCAGGTCCGAGCCTTGCAGCCCCAGATCGGCATCGATCACGCCCACCAGCGTCAGCAGCGGAAAGTTGTGCCCCTTCGCCACGATCTGCGTGCCGATGATGATGTCGGCGCCGCCGGCGGCAATCGTCTCGATCGCCTCCTTCAAGGCCCGCGCCGTGGTGAAGAGGTCCGAGGACAGGACCGAGACCCGCGCCTCGGGGAAGCGTTCGGCGACCTCTTCGGCCAGACGTTCGACACCGGGGCCGACCGCCGCCATGCGCCCTTCGACCGAACAGGCGGGGCAGGCCTCCGGAACGGGGCGCGAGGCGCCGCATTGATGGCAGATCAGCCGCTTGAGGAAGCGATGCTCCACCATGCGCGCATCGCATTCGCTGCACCCGACCTGATGGCCGCAGGCGCGGCAGATGGTGACGGGGGCATAGCCGCGCCGGTTGAGGAACAGCAGCGCCTGTTCGCCCGCCGCGATCCGCGTCTGCACCTGCGCGGCCAGCGTCTCCGACACCCAGCGGTTCGAGGGGAGGCGTTCGGCCCGCATGTCGATGGCGCGCATCTGCGGCAGTTCCGCCGCGCCGAAACGGGCCGTCAGATCCAGCCGCGCATATTTGCCGCTGTCGGCGTTCACCCATGTCTCCAGCGAGGGGGTGGCCGAGGCCAGAACCACCTGCGCCCCGCAGATGGAGGCGCGCAGCACCGCCATGTCGCGCGCATTGTAGAGAACGCCCTCCTCCTGTTTGTAGGAGGTGTCGTGTTCCTCATCGACGACGATCAGGCCGAGTTCGCGGAAGGGCAGGAACAGGGCCGACCGCGCGCCGACCACCAGTTGCGCATCGCCCGTACCGATCATGCGCCACAGCCGCCGCCGCTCGGTGGAGGTGACGCCGGAATGCCATTCGGCGGGCCGCGCCCCGAACCGTGCCTGCACCCGGTCCAGAAAGCCCGCCGTCAGCGCGATTTCCGGCAGCAGCACCAGCGCCTGCCGCCCTTGGCGCAGGCATTCGGCCACCGCCTCCAGATAGACCTCGGTCTTGCCCGACCCGGTGACGCCCTTCAAGAGCGTGGTGCCATAGCGCCCCCCCGCGACCGAGGCCCGCAGCGCCGCCGCCGCCTGCGCCTGCCCGTCGGACAGTTCCTTGTGCGGCAAAGCGGGGTTCAGATGCGGATAGGGCAGATCGCGGGGGGCATCCTCCTCGATCAGAACGCCCGCCTTCACGAGGCCCTTGATGACGGCGCTCGACACGCCCGCCTCGGCCGCGAGTTCGGAGGCGGTGACGCGCGCGCCGTGCCATGCATCCAGCGCATCCATCACCCGCAGGCGGGCCTCCGTCTCGCGCGCAGGCTCGCGCCCGCTGGCGCGCAGCACGCGCCGCGTGGCGGGGCCGGCCGCAAGGTCGGGGGCGCGGGTCGCCAGCCGCAGCATCTGGGGCAGGGGGGTCAGCGTGTAATCGGCGGCGCGCTGCAGAAAGGCGCGCATCTCGTCGCGCAGGGGGGCGGCGTCCAGCACGCGGGTGACGGGGCGCACGCGCGCCGGATCGAACCCGCCCTCGCCCTTGCCCCAGACGCAGCCCAGAACGCGCCGCGGCCCCAGCGGCACCTCCACCAGATCGCCCGTCACGCAGCCGCCCTCCGGCGCCTTGTAGTCGAGCGGACGGCCCAGCGGTTCGGTCGTCAGCACGCCGACCAATTGGCCTTCGTCAAATCGCTCGGACAACCGCTTTCCCTTTCGCATGACCCTCGCTTGCGCTATCACGGGCCGGACAACGGGGCAAACCCCGCAGCCATCCCGGAGGGCATCATGAAATTCTTCGTCGACACCGCAGACGTTGCGGCCATCACGGAACTGAACGACCTGAATCTGGTCGACGGCGTGACCACGAACCCGT
This DNA window, taken from Falsirhodobacter algicola, encodes the following:
- a CDS encoding DUF1013 domain-containing protein, encoding MTKPLMAKATAVWLVDNTTLSFRQIADFCGMHELEVQGIADGDVATGVKGFDPVANNQLEQSEIDKGQANPLHKLKLKFNAAAQGEDKRRGPRYTPLSKRQDRPNAILWLVKFHPELTDSQIAKLVGTTKPTIQSIRERTHWNIQSMTPIDPVALGLCRQTELDSQVQQAARKRAAEGVVMSDDERRKLVSTQQSLGMEDQPAGSEFDIFRKEEADQADAADADFSDADSFFNLPSGGAAEDEDDDEDRR
- the msrA gene encoding peptide-methionine (S)-S-oxide reductase MsrA; the encoded protein is MIFSKPTAMVRPDDALPGRAEPLPTAETHFVSGIPLKSPVPAGMQEAMFGMGCFWGVERLFWQVPGVWLTMAGYAGGYTPNPTYQETCTQMTGHNEVVRVIFDPAVVSYADLLKIFWENHDPTQGMRQGNDVGSTYRSGIYTYTDAQRAEAERTKAEYEAGLSSAGYGAVTTEIVPVPEFFFAEDYHQQYLAKNPGGYCGLRGTGVACVI
- a CDS encoding primosomal protein N', which codes for MSERFDEGQLVGVLTTEPLGRPLDYKAPEGGCVTGDLVEVPLGPRRVLGCVWGKGEGGFDPARVRPVTRVLDAAPLRDEMRAFLQRAADYTLTPLPQMLRLATRAPDLAAGPATRRVLRASGREPARETEARLRVMDALDAWHGARVTASELAAEAGVSSAVIKGLVKAGVLIEEDAPRDLPYPHLNPALPHKELSDGQAQAAAALRASVAGGRYGTTLLKGVTGSGKTEVYLEAVAECLRQGRQALVLLPEIALTAGFLDRVQARFGARPAEWHSGVTSTERRRLWRMIGTGDAQLVVGARSALFLPFRELGLIVVDEEHDTSYKQEEGVLYNARDMAVLRASICGAQVVLASATPSLETWVNADSGKYARLDLTARFGAAELPQMRAIDMRAERLPSNRWVSETLAAQVQTRIAAGEQALLFLNRRGYAPVTICRACGHQVGCSECDARMVEHRFLKRLICHQCGASRPVPEACPACSVEGRMAAVGPGVERLAEEVAERFPEARVSVLSSDLFTTARALKEAIETIAAGGADIIIGTQIVAKGHNFPLLTLVGVIDADLGLQGSDLRAAERTFQLMRQVAGRAGRAEKPGTALLQTHQPEHPVIRAILTGNEEDFWRAEAAERRMAGAPPYGRMAGIILSHPDVAVVFDVAAELARRDGPLRAIGAQVWGPAPAPIARVRGRHRVRLLVKADRTAPLQAALAEWAAQIKLPTNLRLAIDIDPQSFL